Proteins from a single region of Synergistes jonesii:
- a CDS encoding aspartate/glutamate racemase family protein, with the protein MQNVCSAKIAILCWEEGQIPRGLMQLEALVGNSTNPASYFFPVRFCRIKGTNIETVLENPSENVLKNMIEESKKLIGEGIEVVTTSCGFNAIFQRELSAALPVPVFTSSLLQLPFVNSFLAPGKSTAVITAKKRALKGEHLRAVGITPEMRVEIFGMEDSPEWNKIFTRPDEFFDMDLVAKEVVATAVKAVREYPEIGAFVLECTDLPPFSKAIREAVKLPVFDFITMMCYAARSVGIRTDCSAL; encoded by the coding sequence ATGCAAAACGTATGTTCCGCTAAAATAGCGATTCTCTGCTGGGAAGAGGGGCAGATCCCGCGAGGGTTGATGCAGCTTGAAGCACTTGTGGGAAACAGCACCAATCCTGCCTCTTATTTTTTCCCGGTACGTTTTTGCCGAATAAAGGGCACCAATATAGAGACGGTGCTCGAAAATCCGAGTGAAAACGTGTTGAAAAACATGATAGAGGAATCAAAAAAACTTATAGGCGAAGGGATAGAGGTCGTTACGACAAGCTGCGGCTTCAACGCTATATTTCAACGCGAACTTTCCGCCGCGCTGCCTGTTCCCGTTTTCACCTCAAGCCTGCTGCAACTCCCATTTGTCAATAGCTTTCTCGCCCCCGGCAAGTCAACGGCCGTGATCACGGCGAAAAAAAGGGCGTTAAAAGGGGAACATCTCAGGGCCGTGGGTATAACGCCGGAGATGAGGGTGGAAATTTTCGGCATGGAGGATTCTCCTGAGTGGAATAAAATTTTCACCCGTCCGGATGAATTTTTTGACATGGATTTGGTTGCAAAGGAGGTTGTAGCAACGGCGGTAAAGGCAGTGCGAGAATATCCGGAGATAGGGGCCTTCGTGCTAGAATGCACGGACCTGCCCCCCTTTTCTAAGGCCATACGTGAGGCAGTTAAGCTGCCAGTTTTTGACTTTATCACTATGATGTGCTATGCGGCGCGGTCGGTCGGGATACGGACTGATTGTTCCGCATTATAG
- the serA gene encoding phosphoglycerate dehydrogenase: MDSNKWKILVTEKVGEAGLDIFRNAPDAELDIKIGLTEEELTKIMPNYDGVLTRSGTTMDEKKIEAGRKLKVIGRAGVGVDNIDLAAASRRGIIVINAPSGNTLAAAELTMANMLAVIRRVPQACASLHGGKWERNKFLGRQLSNRRLLIIGLGRIGSEISKRAHAFDMEVIAYDPYIPQKKADSLHVELVDDLEGAISLADVVTIHTPLTEETTNMIDEETLRAFKQGAYLINCARGGIVEEAAVARAVRDGRLAGFATDVYASEPLSHDHPFLAEDIADRIVITPHIGANTVEAQSEVSRIAAQNMLLVLRGEPYVHAVNLPFMEQALNADQRMYLSLARKLGVLAAKLAQIRGAAAHNCHVTLRGALFADDERLAANQLRPYTIALLKGMLEVSIGSSVTYMIAPLLAKDRHISIDESSGDSKTYKNTIEVELETEKGPVSLLATITEEGRQRVVRVNDYWVDFVPSGKLLIFQNHDRPGVIGKIGSLLGAANVNIASFALGRKEGSGLALGALEIDGETDEALRSELMKNGDMIWVTTVDFSNAS, encoded by the coding sequence ATGGATAGCAACAAATGGAAAATACTCGTTACCGAAAAGGTCGGGGAGGCCGGGCTCGATATTTTCAGGAACGCGCCCGACGCCGAGCTTGACATAAAGATAGGGCTCACGGAAGAGGAGCTCACAAAAATAATGCCGAACTACGACGGCGTACTGACGCGCAGCGGCACGACGATGGACGAGAAGAAGATCGAAGCCGGCAGAAAGCTGAAGGTCATCGGCCGCGCCGGCGTCGGCGTCGACAATATAGACCTCGCCGCCGCGAGCCGCCGCGGGATCATCGTCATCAACGCGCCGAGCGGCAACACCTTAGCCGCGGCGGAGCTCACTATGGCGAACATGCTCGCCGTCATCCGCCGCGTACCGCAGGCCTGCGCGTCGCTTCACGGCGGCAAGTGGGAGAGGAATAAATTCCTCGGCCGTCAGCTCAGTAACAGGCGTCTGCTTATCATTGGGCTCGGGCGAATCGGCAGCGAGATATCCAAGCGCGCGCACGCCTTCGACATGGAGGTCATCGCATACGACCCGTACATTCCGCAGAAGAAGGCCGATTCTCTGCACGTTGAGCTCGTAGACGACCTCGAGGGTGCAATATCCCTCGCGGACGTCGTCACGATACACACTCCGCTCACAGAAGAGACGACTAATATGATCGACGAGGAGACGCTCCGCGCCTTCAAGCAGGGCGCTTACCTTATCAACTGCGCTCGCGGCGGGATCGTGGAGGAAGCCGCCGTCGCCAGGGCGGTGCGCGACGGCCGCCTCGCCGGCTTCGCGACGGACGTCTACGCGTCGGAGCCGCTGAGCCACGATCACCCCTTCCTCGCGGAGGATATAGCGGACAGGATAGTGATAACGCCCCATATCGGAGCAAACACGGTGGAGGCGCAGTCAGAGGTCTCGCGCATCGCGGCGCAGAATATGCTTCTCGTCCTCCGCGGCGAGCCGTACGTGCACGCGGTGAACCTGCCGTTCATGGAGCAGGCCCTGAACGCCGACCAGCGCATGTATCTGTCGCTCGCGCGCAAACTCGGGGTGCTCGCCGCGAAGCTCGCGCAGATTCGCGGCGCGGCGGCGCACAACTGCCACGTGACCCTGCGCGGCGCGCTCTTCGCGGACGACGAAAGGCTCGCGGCGAACCAGCTGCGCCCATACACCATCGCTCTGCTCAAGGGCATGCTCGAGGTAAGCATCGGCTCTTCCGTGACCTACATGATCGCGCCGCTGCTCGCAAAGGACAGGCACATTTCGATCGACGAGAGCTCCGGCGATTCAAAGACCTATAAGAATACGATCGAAGTCGAGCTCGAAACGGAAAAGGGTCCCGTCTCGCTGCTCGCCACGATCACTGAAGAGGGACGCCAGCGTGTCGTCCGCGTCAACGACTACTGGGTTGACTTCGTGCCGAGCGGCAAGCTGCTGATCTTCCAGAATCACGACCGCCCAGGCGTCATCGGCAAAATAGGGAGCCTGCTCGGCGCGGCGAACGTCAACATTGCAAGCTTCGCGCTCGGGCGCAAGGAGGGCAGCGGGCTCGCCTTAGGAGCGCTGGAAATCGACGGAGAGACCGACGAGGCGCTTCGCAGCGAGCTCATGAAGAACGGCGACATGATCTGGGTGACGACTGTCGACTTCTCAAACGCCAGCTGA
- a CDS encoding DMT family transporter: protein MDKRLGGLLQIHAAVLLFGLTGIFGKSINLPARYITLGRVFFASFSMGLFFLVRKRDVRLKSAKDYAAIIFVGALLAFHWTAFYTSVQISTVAIALLTFAAYPIFVTFIEPAMFGEKLKKIDVLFSFIMFAGVLLIVPAFDLGNNMTVGLLWGLAASVVFAFMSLLNRKFASNYGGSVVAFYEQGAAALFLSPILLFYRPAATARDMGLLVLLGILFTGVAHSLFIGGMKYVRAQTAGIIASLESVYGIISAALLLGEIPSVRELIGGAIILGTAFYSTLRSQKEG, encoded by the coding sequence ATGGACAAAAGGCTCGGCGGGCTGCTGCAGATTCACGCGGCGGTTCTGCTCTTCGGACTGACCGGGATATTCGGCAAATCTATAAACCTGCCGGCGAGATACATCACTCTCGGCAGAGTCTTCTTTGCGTCCTTTTCCATGGGGCTCTTCTTCCTCGTCAGAAAACGCGACGTCAGGCTGAAAAGCGCGAAAGATTACGCGGCGATAATTTTCGTCGGCGCGCTGCTCGCTTTCCACTGGACGGCGTTTTACACCTCGGTGCAGATATCCACGGTCGCAATCGCGTTGCTTACCTTCGCCGCCTATCCGATCTTCGTGACCTTCATCGAACCTGCGATGTTCGGAGAAAAGCTGAAAAAGATAGACGTCTTGTTCTCGTTCATAATGTTTGCCGGAGTGCTCTTGATAGTGCCGGCCTTCGACCTCGGCAACAACATGACCGTAGGGCTCCTGTGGGGCCTGGCGGCCAGCGTGGTATTCGCCTTTATGTCCCTGCTGAACAGAAAATTCGCGTCAAACTACGGTGGCAGCGTCGTCGCGTTTTACGAACAGGGCGCGGCGGCGCTCTTTTTGTCGCCGATACTGCTCTTTTACCGCCCTGCGGCGACGGCTCGCGACATGGGGCTGCTCGTTCTGCTCGGCATACTCTTTACCGGAGTGGCTCATTCGCTCTTTATCGGAGGGATGAAATACGTCCGCGCGCAGACCGCCGGAATCATAGCAAGCCTTGAGAGCGTCTACGGGATCATTTCGGCGGCGCTGCTGCTGGGCGAAATCCCCTCCGTCCGAGAGCTGATCGGAGGCGCTATAATCCTCGGCACCGCCTTTTACTCGACGCTGCGCTCGCAGAAAGAAGGATAG
- a CDS encoding GntR family transcriptional regulator, with amino-acid sequence MENAEERAYRLIINEILSGVYHPGDFLLELDIAAQMEMSRTPVSRALSRLVAEGFLKKMPKKGCYIPIPTPKDAELVFTARQVAEGEATALAAANVTEEDILTLESIVAQDKYIMDAGDKERWAKINEAFHLSIAKLCNNPYIEKWAKNMFWHSNVYIFYFDGFYKPSDIVIEHQTPAQHREIIAAIKERDVKKARSAMKRHIYTTYTKLLLPQGIEKN; translated from the coding sequence ATGGAAAACGCCGAAGAAAGAGCATACAGACTGATTATCAACGAAATACTCTCTGGCGTATATCATCCGGGAGATTTTTTACTAGAGCTTGATATCGCAGCCCAAATGGAAATGAGCCGGACCCCTGTGAGCCGTGCTTTAAGCCGCCTTGTGGCCGAAGGCTTCCTGAAGAAAATGCCTAAAAAGGGCTGCTACATTCCTATCCCCACGCCAAAAGATGCTGAACTCGTATTCACGGCGCGTCAGGTAGCCGAAGGCGAGGCAACCGCACTTGCGGCGGCGAATGTGACCGAAGAAGATATACTGACGTTGGAAAGCATCGTGGCGCAGGATAAATACATAATGGATGCCGGAGATAAAGAACGGTGGGCCAAGATAAACGAGGCCTTCCACCTTTCAATAGCGAAGCTCTGCAATAACCCATATATTGAAAAATGGGCAAAGAACATGTTTTGGCACTCCAATGTATATATTTTTTACTTTGACGGTTTTTACAAACCATCAGATATTGTTATAGAGCACCAGACACCCGCTCAGCATCGAGAGATCATCGCCGCGATAAAGGAAAGAGATGTCAAAAAGGCCCGCAGCGCGATGAAGCGGCATATTTACACTACATACACAAAACTCCTGCTGCCGCAGGGCATTGAAAAAAATTGA
- a CDS encoding saccharopine dehydrogenase C-terminal domain-containing protein — MKKVLLFGAGRIAGPYIDYLTRKGDCELIAADISSDSLARVAGLSERITVERMDASNDVEAIIDRYAPDVVSIFLPPECLREAVHICMEKNVNVVHPIYLSDELRAMQEEIEARRLIVIAELGLDPGIDHMAAARTIDKIHARGGAVESFRSLCGALPAPDSNVNPWGYKLSWSPATLIAASKRTAKILENGEEIVWPNGETYEHPFLYDIDGLGTFEAYANADAAVYAAVYNIPEAKSIYRGTLRYPGWCETISYMNRIGYFETSQKETKGLTFADFTSRQCGFPGKEAKEAMMRRFNLNPWSAFIMRMEWLGFFEDRALPFDAGSPRDVVSHLFAEKLNFTEKERDIVILYDTVRARYPDGRRKEYKSVLIDYGVPGKWTSCARTTGVPPAVAVRFILEGKISTPGLYTPTSREIYEPVLNELENEGIILDEYESDL; from the coding sequence ATGAAAAAAGTACTGTTGTTCGGCGCTGGACGTATCGCCGGGCCGTACATAGATTATCTGACACGCAAAGGAGACTGTGAACTGATCGCAGCCGACATTTCGTCTGACAGCCTGGCTCGTGTCGCTGGACTCTCGGAAAGAATTACCGTTGAAAGGATGGATGCCTCCAACGACGTCGAAGCCATTATTGATAGATATGCGCCGGATGTCGTGAGTATTTTTCTACCTCCAGAATGCTTAAGGGAAGCTGTACATATATGTATGGAGAAAAACGTCAACGTCGTGCATCCGATCTATCTTTCGGACGAACTGCGCGCAATGCAGGAAGAGATAGAGGCACGTAGATTGATTGTTATCGCCGAGCTCGGCCTTGATCCCGGAATAGACCATATGGCTGCCGCGCGGACGATAGATAAGATACACGCGCGCGGCGGCGCCGTGGAATCGTTTAGGTCCCTCTGTGGGGCGCTGCCGGCGCCGGACTCCAATGTGAATCCGTGGGGCTATAAGCTCTCGTGGTCGCCGGCCACGCTGATAGCGGCCAGCAAACGCACGGCAAAGATCCTAGAGAACGGCGAAGAGATTGTCTGGCCCAACGGCGAAACATACGAACATCCATTCTTATATGACATTGATGGGTTAGGCACCTTTGAAGCCTACGCAAATGCGGATGCCGCGGTATATGCCGCCGTCTACAACATTCCAGAGGCGAAGTCCATATACAGAGGCACACTGCGCTATCCTGGCTGGTGTGAGACTATCTCTTACATGAATCGGATCGGCTATTTCGAAACATCTCAGAAGGAGACAAAGGGGCTAACTTTTGCCGACTTTACCTCGCGCCAATGCGGTTTCCCGGGAAAAGAGGCAAAGGAAGCGATGATGAGGCGCTTTAATTTAAATCCATGGTCGGCCTTCATCATGCGGATGGAATGGCTCGGCTTCTTTGAGGATAGGGCGCTTCCTTTTGACGCCGGCTCTCCGCGCGACGTAGTGTCGCACTTGTTTGCGGAAAAACTGAATTTTACCGAAAAAGAGCGTGACATTGTAATCCTCTACGACACGGTGCGGGCAAGATACCCCGATGGGAGAAGAAAAGAGTACAAGTCCGTGCTGATCGATTACGGCGTCCCCGGCAAGTGGACCTCCTGCGCAAGGACTACCGGCGTTCCTCCGGCAGTCGCGGTTAGATTTATACTCGAAGGGAAAATATCAACGCCCGGCCTTTATACCCCTACGTCGCGGGAGATATACGAGCCGGTCCTTAATGAGCTCGAGAACGAGGGCATAATATTAGATGAGTATGAGTCGGATCTATAA
- a CDS encoding N(5)-(carboxyethyl)ornithine synthase, whose amino-acid sequence MNSLKTVGFPINDKENEKRRSLLPTDLKRIKHTGMIYIEEGYGEVLGIPDEAYVKSGAQVASRKEILDKDIICDAKIGDAAYLAELREGQIIFGWVHAVQNREITDAIVDNKLTAYAWEDMFELTRHLFWRNNQMAGEAAVMHAYLCYGRMPYETKVAVLGKGNVAQGAIKILTKLGADVTIYDIQDETLFKKDFKQYDVVVNAVLWDTKRKDHIIYERDLPEMKHGSMIVDISCDKHGGIESSVPTTIEEPYFFKGGVMHYAVDHTPSLFYKTTSACISVIVSRYIDELITDEPDDILKKSLIIEGGVILDQRIKDFQNRC is encoded by the coding sequence ATGAACAGCTTAAAAACGGTTGGCTTCCCCATCAACGATAAGGAAAACGAAAAGCGCCGCAGCCTGCTTCCAACGGATCTAAAAAGAATCAAACATACAGGAATGATATACATAGAGGAGGGGTACGGGGAGGTGTTGGGCATACCGGACGAGGCATACGTAAAAAGCGGGGCTCAGGTCGCGTCAAGAAAAGAAATACTCGACAAAGATATTATATGTGACGCAAAGATTGGAGACGCCGCATATCTTGCGGAGCTGCGCGAAGGACAGATCATTTTTGGCTGGGTCCACGCCGTACAAAACCGTGAAATAACGGATGCCATAGTGGATAACAAATTGACGGCCTATGCGTGGGAAGATATGTTTGAGCTTACGCGTCACTTGTTTTGGCGCAACAACCAGATGGCCGGCGAGGCTGCCGTCATGCATGCTTATCTTTGTTACGGCAGAATGCCATATGAGACGAAAGTCGCCGTGCTCGGCAAGGGCAATGTGGCGCAGGGCGCGATAAAAATACTCACCAAGCTCGGCGCCGACGTCACGATATACGATATCCAGGATGAGACGTTGTTTAAAAAAGATTTTAAACAGTATGACGTTGTCGTAAACGCCGTACTGTGGGACACGAAGCGTAAGGACCACATAATCTATGAACGCGACCTCCCAGAGATGAAGCACGGCTCAATGATCGTCGACATAAGCTGCGACAAGCATGGCGGGATAGAGAGCTCCGTGCCGACGACGATAGAGGAGCCATATTTCTTCAAGGGCGGCGTAATGCACTATGCGGTGGACCACACGCCCTCTCTCTTCTATAAGACGACGTCGGCCTGTATTTCCGTTATAGTTTCAAGGTATATCGACGAACTTATAACAGACGAGCCAGATGATATACTGAAGAAATCGCTGATAATAGAGGGGGGCGTCATACTCGACCAGCGAATAAAAGATTTTCAAAACAGATGCTGA
- a CDS encoding Na+/H+ antiporter NhaC family protein: MEAMATKGIFSLIPVFVTLFLAFKTKDAVFSLIVGCIIGVCLAGSDPATGMSKLFQAALGNADFIWVMMIEVAVGIMIAFYMRADVISAFAEAARYKIKSRRAASGIGWLLGIFIFFSDYFSPLFCGPICRPITDSHKVSREMLAYTLDSGSGPVCTLVPLSGWAVYMAGLLKGHGPIDSAEVGMSVFISSIPYNFYGWLAVVVCGLFACQVLPNFGPMKKAEERAKNEGKVIRDGAIPLAGPELDQIEKIPGKRANILVYLIIPVLLLISIAVGTFVTLHSVKILEAFFAVIMYQSVVMAFGGYFKSIRDYTETATAGIKAVLPAILILALAYCINTISKNLGAQQYVMELTKAWMTPALLPALTFAAGACISFFTGTSWGTYAILVPFSIPIAMNLSGGQLTPIVFATVSAIMGGGLFGDHCSPVSDTTCLSSFGAACDHMDHVTTQLPYALGCAAAALILFGILGIAL; the protein is encoded by the coding sequence ATGGAAGCAATGGCGACAAAAGGAATTTTTTCGTTAATACCAGTGTTTGTCACTCTTTTCCTTGCATTCAAAACAAAAGACGCCGTATTTTCTTTAATTGTCGGCTGTATTATCGGTGTATGCCTTGCGGGATCCGATCCTGCTACCGGCATGTCGAAGCTTTTCCAAGCCGCGTTGGGGAATGCTGATTTTATTTGGGTCATGATGATAGAGGTTGCGGTTGGGATAATGATAGCTTTTTATATGAGAGCTGACGTCATCTCGGCGTTCGCTGAGGCGGCGCGCTATAAGATCAAAAGCCGCCGCGCCGCTTCCGGCATAGGATGGTTGTTGGGAATTTTCATATTCTTCAGCGACTATTTCAGCCCTCTCTTTTGTGGTCCGATTTGCCGTCCGATAACGGACTCGCATAAAGTCTCTCGTGAGATGCTCGCATATACTCTGGACTCAGGAAGTGGCCCTGTCTGCACCTTAGTTCCGCTTTCCGGTTGGGCCGTTTATATGGCAGGTCTTCTAAAGGGGCATGGACCTATTGATTCGGCCGAGGTTGGTATGTCGGTATTTATTTCGTCGATACCTTACAATTTCTATGGATGGCTAGCCGTCGTAGTCTGTGGCCTTTTCGCCTGCCAGGTGTTGCCAAACTTCGGTCCCATGAAAAAAGCCGAAGAGCGCGCGAAGAATGAGGGCAAGGTCATACGCGACGGGGCCATACCTTTGGCAGGTCCTGAGCTCGATCAAATAGAAAAGATTCCCGGCAAAAGAGCAAATATCCTTGTTTACCTTATCATTCCCGTCCTTCTCCTTATAAGTATAGCGGTCGGAACGTTTGTCACATTACATAGTGTTAAAATTCTCGAGGCCTTCTTCGCCGTCATCATGTATCAGTCCGTAGTGATGGCCTTCGGAGGTTATTTTAAGAGCATCAGAGACTACACGGAAACGGCGACCGCCGGCATCAAGGCCGTCCTTCCGGCCATACTCATACTCGCGCTTGCCTACTGCATCAACACCATCTCAAAGAATCTAGGCGCACAGCAATATGTAATGGAGCTGACCAAGGCATGGATGACGCCAGCTCTGCTACCGGCGCTTACTTTCGCTGCCGGCGCATGCATCTCGTTTTTCACCGGTACATCGTGGGGAACATATGCCATTCTTGTTCCGTTCTCAATCCCCATTGCTATGAATCTGTCTGGCGGACAACTTACTCCTATAGTCTTTGCCACAGTGTCGGCAATTATGGGGGGCGGCCTCTTCGGCGACCATTGCTCTCCCGTATCGGACACAACATGTTTATCGTCTTTCGGCGCAGCATGCGACCACATGGACCACGTAACGACACAGCTTCCGTATGCCCTTGGCTGTGCGGCTGCAGCGCTTATACTGTTTGGAATATTAGGCATAGCGCTGTAA
- a CDS encoding NAD/NADP-dependent octopine/nopaline dehydrogenase family protein, whose protein sequence is MKVAVLGSGNGGCAVAFDFAQHGHDVYLYDQPQFPQNISAVAKAGGIRASGELKGFARIAGAGHDAECTLKDADIIFVVGPSYSTIPFAETCKPFIEERQMVVVCPGSCGGAIVFKKTLDEELVSQKYIIAETSTLPYAVRADGAGNIQVFNKLKGGLFLAGLPGSCGQKVLDQIKEVYPHMSLARNVMHTFLQNGNPVIHPAVVIMNAALTERDKSGFMFYEEGITPAVGRLMKAVDDERIAIARAIGIEVIPDPRLGCMQGYQDEENYDHSYNVARGFKGIAAPETLRSRYLIEDVGHSMIILRALAEMVGIKTPTMDAIIRIASVILEEELLERADQELAHLGLDNIGIEKFMELVNK, encoded by the coding sequence ATGAAAGTCGCCGTCTTGGGCTCCGGTAATGGCGGATGCGCCGTTGCCTTTGATTTTGCACAGCATGGGCATGACGTCTATCTTTACGACCAGCCGCAGTTTCCCCAAAACATTTCAGCAGTGGCAAAGGCAGGCGGGATCCGTGCCAGCGGCGAGCTTAAAGGATTTGCGAGGATCGCCGGCGCCGGCCATGACGCAGAATGCACCTTGAAAGACGCCGATATAATATTCGTCGTCGGCCCGTCATATTCAACAATTCCCTTCGCTGAGACATGCAAACCGTTTATTGAAGAGAGGCAGATGGTCGTGGTCTGCCCAGGTTCATGCGGAGGTGCGATAGTTTTTAAGAAAACGTTGGACGAAGAGCTTGTCTCGCAAAAGTATATCATCGCCGAGACGTCGACTCTTCCATACGCCGTCCGCGCGGACGGTGCTGGGAACATCCAGGTTTTCAATAAACTGAAAGGGGGACTTTTTCTCGCTGGACTACCGGGCTCGTGCGGACAAAAAGTTCTCGATCAGATAAAAGAGGTATATCCCCATATGAGCCTTGCGCGAAATGTTATGCATACCTTCCTGCAAAATGGGAATCCCGTAATCCATCCAGCAGTCGTGATTATGAACGCTGCGCTCACGGAGCGCGATAAAAGCGGTTTCATGTTTTATGAAGAGGGTATAACACCGGCGGTAGGGCGCCTTATGAAGGCCGTCGACGACGAAAGGATAGCCATAGCCCGCGCTATAGGTATCGAAGTCATTCCAGATCCGCGTTTGGGCTGCATGCAGGGTTATCAGGATGAAGAAAATTACGACCATAGTTATAACGTGGCCAGAGGCTTCAAGGGAATCGCCGCCCCGGAGACGCTGCGGAGCAGGTATTTGATCGAGGATGTCGGGCACAGCATGATAATATTGCGCGCCCTGGCAGAAATGGTCGGCATCAAGACGCCTACTATGGACGCCATCATCAGGATTGCTTCGGTCATACTTGAAGAAGAACTGTTGGAGCGCGCGGATCAAGAGCTGGCACATCTAGGATTGGATAATATCGGTATCGAAAAGTTTATGGAATTAGTCAATAAATAA
- a CDS encoding ADP-ribosylglycohydrolase family protein, giving the protein MLGALVGDIVGSVFERTPHKSKKFEFINEKSRFTDDSVLTIATADALLHGSGYTSAFKSWGRAYPKAGYGQKFFRWCLSDGEEIGDSCGNGSAMRVSPVAWAFDTLDEVLAEAKKSALPSHSHPEGIRGAQAVAAAIFLARGGKSKDEIKDYISKEFKYDLGRTLDEIRPKYSFDATCQGSVPEAIIAFLESENFEDAVSNAVSLGGDADTQACIAGAIAEAFYGGVSKRWVSMLPILLPQEALHVIEEFNRKYLASRYNFFCCATESEEGRAAEKGMPYDIVKLRPESCRWWVRNLEGDDEVWAFATEGDDRKAAVYFSTETPVIFDELCFDSFEDAFVALARNGFDLFFENYAYYDGYGYAPAPPSGRFAIEPHPIFSAGTDWERRSGG; this is encoded by the coding sequence ATGTTAGGCGCGCTTGTTGGCGACATCGTGGGCTCGGTCTTTGAACGGACGCCGCATAAATCAAAGAAATTCGAATTCATAAACGAGAAAAGCCGCTTTACCGACGACAGCGTGCTGACCATAGCGACTGCGGACGCGCTGCTGCACGGAAGCGGCTATACGTCCGCGTTCAAAAGCTGGGGACGCGCGTATCCGAAAGCCGGCTACGGGCAGAAATTTTTCCGCTGGTGCCTCTCCGACGGCGAGGAGATAGGCGACAGCTGCGGGAACGGCTCGGCGATGCGCGTTTCGCCGGTCGCCTGGGCCTTCGACACGCTCGACGAGGTGCTCGCGGAGGCGAAGAAGAGCGCGCTTCCCAGCCACAGCCACCCGGAAGGGATAAGAGGCGCTCAGGCGGTCGCCGCCGCGATATTCCTCGCGCGCGGCGGCAAAAGCAAGGATGAGATAAAGGATTACATCTCGAAGGAGTTCAAATACGACCTCGGCCGTACGCTCGACGAGATACGTCCTAAATATTCCTTCGACGCGACGTGTCAGGGCAGCGTCCCCGAAGCGATAATCGCCTTCCTCGAATCAGAAAATTTTGAAGACGCAGTCAGCAACGCCGTATCGCTGGGCGGAGATGCGGACACGCAGGCCTGCATTGCTGGGGCGATAGCCGAAGCGTTTTACGGCGGAGTCTCCAAGCGCTGGGTCTCGATGCTTCCGATACTGCTGCCCCAGGAAGCGCTGCATGTCATCGAAGAATTCAACAGGAAGTATCTCGCTTCGCGCTACAACTTTTTCTGCTGCGCGACGGAGAGCGAAGAAGGCAGGGCGGCCGAAAAGGGCATGCCCTACGATATAGTGAAGCTGCGTCCCGAAAGCTGCCGCTGGTGGGTCAGGAACTTAGAGGGCGACGACGAAGTGTGGGCCTTCGCCACGGAAGGCGACGACCGAAAGGCCGCCGTCTACTTCTCCACAGAGACGCCGGTGATATTCGACGAGCTCTGCTTCGATTCCTTCGAGGACGCCTTCGTCGCCCTCGCGAGAAACGGCTTCGACCTATTCTTTGAAAATTACGCTTACTACGACGGCTACGGCTACGCGCCGGCGCCGCCGAGCGGGCGCTTTGCGATAGAGCCTCACCCGATATTCTCCGCCGGCACGGATTGGGAGCGGCGCTCCGGCGGTTAA